A single Methanocalculus alkaliphilus DNA region contains:
- a CDS encoding 30S ribosomal protein S17e, which translates to MGIKPSYIKSIGTGLLERHETYFSNDYDDNKHAVSNLTTIESKDVRNRVAGYITRKVNTRRRR; encoded by the coding sequence ATGGGAATAAAACCAAGCTACATCAAATCCATTGGAACCGGTCTGCTCGAGAGGCATGAAACATACTTTTCAAACGATTATGACGATAATAAGCATGCCGTCTCAAATCTGACCACTATCGAGAGCAAGGATGTTCGGAACCGGGTGGCTGGGTACATTACGAGAAAGGTAAATACCAGAAGACGAAGATAA
- a CDS encoding carboxymuconolactone decarboxylase family protein, with the protein MSEERYDKGLAQLEKMGGESVQAMLHQLDDMSPDLTRMTVAFAYGDVLSRPGLDLRTRQLATVAALTALGTAPVQLRAHIDMALAVGCTRDEIREVIIQMAVYAGFPAALNGMAAAKEVFRGRDEGETG; encoded by the coding sequence ATGTCAGAGGAACGATACGACAAAGGCCTTGCCCAACTCGAGAAGATGGGTGGCGAATCGGTGCAGGCGATGCTTCATCAACTGGATGATATGTCACCTGATCTCACCAGAATGACAGTTGCGTTTGCGTATGGTGATGTGCTCTCCCGCCCCGGACTCGATCTCCGAACACGCCAGCTTGCGACTGTTGCCGCTCTTACGGCTCTCGGTACAGCCCCGGTCCAGCTCAGGGCCCATATTGATATGGCACTTGCTGTTGGCTGCACGAGGGACGAGATCCGTGAGGTCATCATACAGATGGCGGTGTATGCAGGATTCCCTGCTGCCCTCAATGGAATGGCGGCGGCAAAGGAGGTTTTCAGGGGTCGGGATGAGGGGGAGACGGGGTGA
- a CDS encoding RNB domain-containing ribonuclease translates to MKELRIAEEINDAVDLRSLLWVSIDNHDTMDIDQIQHCKEGPDNEICVKVAIADVDHLVRKGSPTDRHAAKHGTSIYTGVVTYPMLPIKLSEDITSLHPHHDRMAIVIEYAVLPDGSVKHGDVYPAIVCNKAKLVYEVVGEWLEEGGVFPYDNPETEELADQILLQHTAAERMKEQRAEQGFLDLQTIEASPVMDDGDVTGLVIQKESPAHSLIEEFMIAANRTLVNRLKEASYPMVQRIVRTPGNWEGIIDEAASRHFQLPKEPDSQALAAFLLSQKKADPETFPDLSLTIVKLMGPGEYIATAPDDDSVGHFALAVTDYTHGTAPNRRYVDIIIQRLIKAAIALKSPPYGFDELEMLAEHLSATEKAAKKVERFMIKAAAAVLLQDRIGEDFRAIVTGAAEKGTYARIIDPPVEGRIVKNEKGLKVGNKIVVRLLNTDPEKGFIDLERIQETFV, encoded by the coding sequence ATGAAGGAATTGAGAATAGCGGAAGAAATAAACGATGCTGTTGATCTCAGATCACTCCTCTGGGTATCAATCGACAACCATGATACAATGGATATCGATCAGATCCAGCATTGTAAAGAAGGACCTGATAACGAGATTTGCGTAAAAGTAGCCATCGCTGATGTCGATCATCTCGTCAGGAAAGGCTCCCCCACTGACCGGCATGCTGCAAAACATGGAACCTCCATCTATACCGGCGTTGTCACCTACCCAATGCTCCCAATTAAGCTCTCAGAAGATATCACCTCCCTCCACCCACACCATGACCGGATGGCGATTGTCATCGAATATGCTGTCCTCCCGGATGGATCTGTTAAGCATGGAGATGTCTATCCTGCAATCGTCTGCAACAAAGCCAAACTCGTCTACGAAGTGGTCGGAGAGTGGCTCGAAGAAGGAGGAGTGTTTCCCTATGACAATCCTGAGACAGAAGAACTCGCCGATCAGATCCTTCTCCAACATACAGCTGCAGAACGTATGAAGGAGCAACGGGCAGAGCAGGGATTTCTCGACCTTCAGACGATTGAGGCCTCCCCTGTTATGGATGATGGGGATGTCACAGGACTTGTCATCCAGAAGGAGAGCCCGGCACATTCGCTCATCGAAGAGTTTATGATCGCCGCCAACAGGACCCTTGTAAACCGGCTGAAGGAGGCGTCCTATCCGATGGTTCAGCGTATCGTCCGGACACCAGGGAACTGGGAAGGGATCATCGATGAAGCAGCATCTCGCCATTTCCAACTACCAAAAGAGCCGGATTCCCAGGCCCTGGCGGCCTTCCTCCTCTCCCAGAAGAAGGCAGATCCAGAGACATTTCCGGACCTCTCCCTGACAATCGTCAAGCTCATGGGCCCCGGGGAGTACATCGCTACTGCACCTGACGACGACTCCGTCGGCCACTTTGCCCTCGCTGTGACAGACTATACCCATGGCACAGCACCAAATCGACGGTATGTTGATATTATCATCCAACGACTCATCAAAGCCGCAATTGCTTTGAAATCTCCCCCATACGGGTTTGATGAACTCGAAATGCTCGCCGAACACCTCTCAGCCACTGAAAAGGCGGCAAAAAAAGTAGAGCGTTTCATGATCAAGGCGGCTGCAGCTGTTTTACTCCAGGACAGAATTGGGGAAGACTTCCGTGCCATTGTCACCGGTGCCGCGGAAAAGGGAACCTATGCCCGAATCATTGATCCGCCGGTTGAAGGCCGCATCGTGAAGAATGAAAAAGGACTCAAAGTCGGAAATAAAATTGTCGTCCGGCTGCTTAACACCGATCCCGAGAAAGGCTTCATCGATCTGGAGCGGATTCAGGAGACGTTCGTTTGA
- a CDS encoding DNA primase large subunit PriL, protein MKLQIGLQELAHYPFLKEAQRIIADRGISLLTITQNRESRLFLEAAVQRIRDAAQTRDARGYNEAEEPFSAIVSYALARILISCIKNRNGIGLLSRFEAERALYFIQIEENQNLKNHLFRELGMPLPGGILPLTQYIELSSSLREERFRLVNRDLWKGMVRLSHEDEETLLRERIRRILLDQLPLDLPKNVCTDLSVYVTEVEGIISERITIEYGAVDEAGFPPCIRALYDAAGEGRPLTHSGRFALTTFLHTIGMETTGIISLFSGGSGFDLEMTSYQVNHIISQGDEGYTTPSCATMRTHGICVGKNKNCEQVNHPLNYYRRRKKTTKK, encoded by the coding sequence ATGAAGTTACAGATTGGCCTGCAGGAATTAGCACACTATCCTTTTTTAAAAGAAGCTCAGAGGATCATTGCAGATCGCGGGATCTCTCTCCTGACAATAACGCAGAACCGGGAAAGTCGTCTCTTTCTTGAGGCGGCGGTTCAGCGGATTCGCGATGCAGCCCAAACCAGGGACGCACGGGGTTACAATGAGGCCGAAGAGCCCTTTTCGGCTATTGTCAGCTATGCGCTGGCACGGATTCTTATTTCCTGTATAAAAAATAGGAATGGTATCGGGTTACTATCACGATTTGAAGCAGAACGAGCCCTTTACTTCATACAGATTGAGGAGAATCAAAATCTGAAGAACCATCTCTTCCGGGAACTTGGCATGCCCCTTCCCGGGGGAATACTGCCTTTAACCCAATATATTGAATTATCCTCATCACTTCGTGAAGAGCGGTTTCGTCTTGTGAACCGTGATCTCTGGAAAGGGATGGTCAGGCTCAGCCATGAAGATGAGGAGACCCTCCTCCGTGAACGAATCAGAAGAATTCTCCTTGATCAACTCCCTCTCGATCTCCCAAAGAATGTCTGCACTGATCTTTCGGTGTATGTCACTGAAGTGGAGGGCATCATTTCGGAGAGAATAACCATTGAATACGGAGCTGTGGATGAGGCCGGCTTCCCCCCATGTATCCGTGCGCTGTATGATGCCGCCGGAGAAGGCCGTCCTCTCACACATTCGGGACGGTTTGCGCTAACTACCTTCCTCCACACCATTGGAATGGAGACGACCGGAATCATCAGTCTCTTCTCCGGGGGCAGTGGTTTTGATCTTGAGATGACATCATACCAGGTTAATCACATCATCAGTCAGGGAGATGAGGGGTATACAACCCCCTCCTGTGCAACGATGAGGACCCATGGCATATGTGTAGGAAAGAATAAAAACTGTGAGCAGGTAAATCACCCATTGAACTATTATCGGCGGAGAAAGAAAACAACTAAAAAATAG
- a CDS encoding type II toxin-antitoxin system RelE family toxin: MYLIRFSSQSYNFLNDITHKSRSRIFAKIEKLKENPVPRGAIRIKGTKEEIFRIRVGDYRILYEADTEVKIIGIIKIGKRSNIY, translated from the coding sequence ATGTATCTGATCAGGTTCTCCTCACAGTCTTATAATTTTTTGAATGATATCACACATAAAAGCAGAAGCCGGATCTTCGCGAAAATCGAGAAACTCAAAGAGAATCCTGTGCCCCGTGGTGCTATACGAATCAAGGGAACAAAAGAAGAGATCTTCCGCATCAGGGTTGGAGATTACAGAATACTCTATGAAGCAGATACGGAAGTGAAAATTATCGGCATAATAAAGATCGGGAAACGCTCGAATATCTACTGA
- the dapA gene encoding 4-hydroxy-tetrahydrodipicolinate synthase, whose amino-acid sequence MFQGIIPAIITPFQRTPSMEIDIEGLRSNIEQLLTQGVHGIVPCGSTGESATLNFQEHETVIEEVVSAVGSSIPVIAGTGSNNTDEALTLTKAAKKIGADAALVISPYYNKPNRAGLVKHYTLLADTGLPIIVYNVPSRTGQNLPADLIIELAAHPNIVGVKEASGDLGQMSQIIEGTRHLDREHPFCVLSGDDNLTLPLMALGGTGVISVAANIEAARMVALYTAIQEGSLERAREIHYELSPLFRAMFIDTNPVPVKKAMDLRGRAAGPLRLPLTELEDEETDRLQKVLSRYD is encoded by the coding sequence ATGTTTCAGGGAATTATCCCCGCTATTATAACTCCTTTTCAAAGAACCCCTTCAATGGAGATTGATATTGAAGGGCTTCGCTCAAATATCGAACAGCTCCTGACACAGGGTGTTCATGGTATTGTTCCATGTGGTTCCACCGGGGAATCTGCCACCCTGAACTTTCAGGAGCATGAAACGGTAATTGAAGAGGTGGTATCAGCAGTTGGCAGCAGTATCCCTGTTATTGCGGGAACAGGATCAAATAACACCGATGAGGCACTGACGCTCACAAAGGCTGCAAAAAAGATTGGAGCGGATGCAGCCCTTGTTATCAGCCCCTATTATAACAAGCCCAACCGCGCGGGCCTGGTGAAACATTATACTCTCCTTGCTGATACCGGGCTACCGATAATCGTCTATAATGTTCCATCACGTACCGGACAGAACCTTCCGGCAGATCTGATCATTGAGCTTGCAGCCCACCCGAATATTGTCGGAGTCAAGGAAGCAAGCGGCGATCTCGGGCAGATGTCACAGATCATTGAGGGAACCCGGCATCTTGACAGGGAGCATCCCTTCTGTGTCCTCTCAGGCGATGATAATCTGACCCTTCCGTTGATGGCACTTGGCGGAACTGGTGTTATTTCTGTGGCTGCAAACATTGAGGCTGCCAGAATGGTAGCACTGTACACAGCAATACAGGAGGGTTCACTTGAGAGGGCCAGAGAGATCCATTATGAGCTCTCCCCCCTCTTTCGGGCGATGTTCATCGACACAAATCCGGTTCCTGTGAAAAAGGCGATGGATCTTCGAGGACGAGCCGCCGGGCCTTTGAGATTGCCGCTCACTGAGCTTGAAGATGAAGAGACAGATAGATTACAGAAGGTATTGAGTCGATATGATTAA
- a CDS encoding indolepyruvate ferredoxin oxidoreductase subunit alpha, protein MVAIVDKEKCTGCENCVDICPSAAITMQDDLAVVDADACVDCESCVDECPVEAIHME, encoded by the coding sequence TTGGTAGCTATTGTCGATAAAGAGAAATGTACAGGCTGTGAGAATTGTGTTGATATCTGTCCAAGCGCAGCCATCACTATGCAGGATGATCTGGCTGTGGTTGATGCTGATGCCTGCGTTGACTGCGAAAGCTGTGTGGATGAGTGTCCTGTAGAAGCCATCCACATGGAATAG
- a CDS encoding type II toxin-antitoxin system HicA family toxin, which produces MKVREVIHLIEAQGWYLVSTRVSHRQYKHPVLPGRITIPGKPSDILSPGTLNSIWKQAGLKEGKLCTDF; this is translated from the coding sequence ATGAAAGTACGTGAGGTTATACACTTGATAGAAGCACAAGGATGGTATCTTGTATCAACCCGTGTTAGTCACCGGCAATACAAACATCCTGTATTACCTGGCAGGATAACAATCCCAGGTAAACCGTCTGATATACTTTCGCCCGGTACCTTGAATAGCATCTGGAAACAAGCAGGGTTAAAGGAGGGTAAATTATGCACAGATTTCTAA
- a CDS encoding thiamine-phosphate synthase family protein gives MSEKMSDTAKEEVINELTIALEKLRRGMDARLIPEVGSNLVYALPGARDPGDVAGVEGRIVRLRGSIHPVGEVAFGASDHIARIVLTAMRFDPEVRSAANIRFSDTLATLLDELSFDLCWFDRTQEPPSIRTMDWGVASCCKDHVPDSIIDRGAVGKEPMIRILGPDPMSVTNTIVMLSSRITNMEI, from the coding sequence ATGAGTGAGAAGATGTCTGATACGGCGAAGGAAGAAGTGATTAATGAGCTTACCATTGCTCTTGAGAAGCTCAGGAGGGGGATGGATGCTCGCCTGATCCCGGAGGTTGGAAGTAATCTGGTGTATGCCCTCCCAGGTGCGCGTGATCCTGGTGATGTTGCCGGAGTAGAGGGGCGGATCGTCCGGCTGCGCGGATCAATTCATCCTGTCGGGGAGGTTGCGTTTGGTGCGAGTGATCATATCGCCCGCATTGTCCTTACTGCGATGAGATTTGACCCTGAGGTGAGATCGGCAGCAAATATCAGGTTCTCTGATACCCTTGCAACACTCCTTGACGAGCTCTCGTTTGATCTCTGCTGGTTTGATCGAACACAAGAGCCTCCGAGTATCAGGACAATGGACTGGGGGGTGGCATCCTGTTGTAAAGATCATGTTCCGGATAGTATCATTGACAGGGGTGCTGTTGGAAAAGAACCAATGATACGTATTCTCGGCCCCGATCCCATGTCGGTAACAAACACAATAGTTATGTTGTCTTCGCGCATTACTAATATGGAAATCTGA
- the dapB gene encoding 4-hydroxy-tetrahydrodipicolinate reductase has protein sequence MIKVAVCGAFGRMGTIIANMVQDDPELEFIGGVDLRAGEVLGRPVVVSEELAAFLEEKSPDVLIDFTIAAASVQNIEIAAAHGVALVIGTTGFSEEEEERIRKATDGVVPIVKTTNFSVGVNTFWELIRHAASLLGDYDCEVTEAHHRYKKDAPSGTARTIISILEEEMGAREKVYGRVGMTERGDEIGVHVIRGGDIVGDHSVLFSGNFETIELSHRAYDRSVFARGAIRAARWVSGQPASMYTMKEVLGL, from the coding sequence ATGATTAAAGTAGCAGTATGTGGCGCGTTTGGTCGGATGGGAACGATCATCGCAAATATGGTACAGGACGATCCCGAACTTGAGTTCATCGGGGGGGTGGATCTCCGCGCCGGAGAGGTGCTTGGCAGACCTGTTGTGGTCTCCGAAGAGCTCGCAGCCTTTCTGGAGGAAAAATCCCCTGATGTTCTGATAGATTTTACCATTGCAGCTGCATCGGTCCAAAATATCGAGATAGCCGCAGCACATGGCGTTGCCCTTGTCATCGGGACAACCGGATTCTCAGAAGAAGAAGAAGAGCGTATCAGAAAAGCGACTGATGGTGTGGTTCCAATCGTGAAAACCACAAACTTCAGTGTCGGCGTGAATACTTTCTGGGAGTTGATCAGGCATGCTGCATCTCTCCTTGGAGATTATGACTGTGAGGTCACGGAAGCACACCACAGATACAAGAAGGATGCGCCAAGTGGTACCGCACGGACGATCATCTCAATCCTTGAGGAGGAGATGGGTGCACGTGAGAAGGTATATGGGCGTGTCGGAATGACGGAGCGGGGTGATGAGATCGGTGTTCATGTCATTCGTGGTGGGGATATTGTCGGTGACCACTCTGTTCTCTTTTCAGGAAATTTTGAAACTATTGAACTTTCTCACCGCGCGTATGATCGCTCGGTCTTCGCCCGTGGCGCGATCCGTGCAGCCAGATGGGTTTCCGGCCAGCCAGCCTCGATGTACACGATGAAAGAGGTTCTTGGGCTCTGA
- a CDS encoding HDIG domain-containing metalloprotein, with protein MIPSDPLSLLQEYVESDPLIEHCLATGAIMREVAPSLDGDPDLWWTIGVLHDIDYEIVNGDMARHGVEGATILLSKGVSEEITEAIQRHNHLLFTDHSSPLDRALQASDSISGLIIACALVKGGAIGDVTVRTVKKKMKDKGFAAGCDRDRIRTIEDVMDQDLFIETAIKGISRIWRWPRDE; from the coding sequence ATGATTCCTTCAGATCCACTTTCGCTCTTACAGGAATATGTAGAATCTGACCCATTAATCGAACACTGTCTGGCAACCGGTGCGATCATGCGGGAGGTTGCCCCCTCTCTGGATGGAGATCCCGATCTCTGGTGGACGATCGGGGTACTGCATGATATCGATTATGAGATCGTCAACGGGGATATGGCAAGGCATGGAGTGGAAGGTGCCACTATCCTCCTCAGCAAAGGTGTATCTGAAGAGATTACTGAGGCGATCCAAAGGCATAACCACCTTCTCTTTACCGACCATTCATCGCCCCTCGATCGTGCCCTTCAGGCCTCAGACAGTATCTCCGGGCTGATAATTGCCTGCGCCCTCGTCAAGGGAGGGGCAATCGGTGATGTTACTGTCAGAACGGTTAAGAAGAAGATGAAGGATAAGGGATTTGCCGCAGGGTGTGATCGTGATCGTATTCGTACCATCGAAGATGTGATGGATCAGGATCTCTTTATCGAAACAGCCATCAAAGGTATTTCGAGGATCTGGAGGTGGCCCAGGGATGAGTGA
- a CDS encoding DNA polymerase sliding clamp, protein MLKATIDADIFRESIDSVSALVGECRLHIDEKGIRTRAVDTSNVAMVSLELDADAFQSYSATELDIGLDIAKMKNILGMVGKSDPIDLELDAEGKKLSISFRSYKYSISLLDTKTIRKDPNPPNLNLPAVVTITGEALNNAIKAAGVVSDKIALMVDPERSVLAMVAEGDSDNIRLELGQDEVTFVELAEARSLFSLDYLKDMGKVMGRASSVDIRLGIDHPVQFAFTIASDKGRVGYLLAPRIEAD, encoded by the coding sequence ATGTTAAAAGCAACGATAGATGCAGACATTTTCAGAGAATCAATAGACTCGGTCTCCGCTCTCGTCGGAGAATGTCGTCTTCACATTGATGAAAAAGGGATACGTACAAGAGCGGTTGACACATCAAATGTCGCTATGGTCTCCCTTGAACTTGATGCTGATGCCTTCCAGTCCTATAGCGCAACAGAACTGGATATCGGACTGGATATTGCAAAGATGAAGAATATCCTCGGGATGGTCGGGAAGAGTGATCCAATCGATCTCGAACTTGATGCAGAAGGGAAGAAGCTCTCGATAAGTTTCAGAAGCTATAAGTATTCGATCTCGCTCCTTGACACAAAAACGATCAGAAAGGATCCAAACCCGCCGAATCTTAATCTGCCGGCAGTTGTGACCATCACTGGTGAAGCATTAAATAATGCCATAAAGGCAGCAGGTGTCGTATCGGACAAGATTGCCCTGATGGTAGACCCTGAGCGCTCCGTTTTAGCCATGGTTGCTGAGGGGGACTCTGATAATATCAGGCTTGAGCTTGGACAGGATGAGGTAACTTTTGTTGAGCTTGCAGAGGCTCGTTCCCTCTTCTCGCTCGATTATCTCAAAGATATGGGGAAGGTTATGGGGAGGGCCTCCTCTGTTGACATCCGTCTGGGTATCGATCACCCCGTTCAGTTTGCATTTACAATTGCCTCAGATAAAGGGCGCGTCGGGTATCTCCTCGCACCCCGTATCGAGGCGGACTGA
- a CDS encoding DUF7544 domain-containing protein has product MTGKYYAFTEIDRAIQSSKELLWPFRAGVWLRLALIAFFVGAGGGFPQGFSYFDGDFFNGIGTPTTLPPSPGISGLLIAGIGLVVLAVLVYTLIGAILQFVFVDCIRTRNVHLTEPFKERLGKGFRLFLFETGITILLMLMIAAIMLPVILVFIDPAILPRTMVLLLLIPALITLALLIGIIMLFTIDFVVPIMIKEDCGVIEGWRNLLRTLSDQWMQALVYLIVRVLAGIGAGIVMAIITFIALAIIAIPFVIIGFLLYLIMVVPASFLLLLLMPFMILAIPAILFITVPFITFFRTYSLKVLGRLSERYVFLP; this is encoded by the coding sequence ATGACCGGGAAGTATTATGCATTTACCGAGATTGATCGTGCAATCCAGAGTTCAAAAGAACTGCTCTGGCCCTTTCGTGCCGGGGTATGGCTCCGCCTCGCACTCATAGCATTCTTCGTCGGGGCAGGTGGTGGATTTCCACAGGGCTTTTCATACTTCGATGGTGACTTTTTCAATGGCATCGGCACCCCCACGACCCTGCCACCATCACCTGGCATATCCGGACTCCTCATCGCAGGTATCGGATTAGTCGTCCTCGCTGTCCTCGTGTATACCCTCATCGGCGCCATCCTCCAGTTCGTCTTTGTTGACTGTATACGCACCAGGAACGTCCATCTTACAGAGCCCTTCAAGGAACGCCTCGGAAAGGGATTCCGACTCTTCCTCTTTGAAACAGGAATAACAATCCTTCTGATGCTGATGATCGCTGCGATCATGCTCCCGGTCATCCTGGTATTCATCGATCCGGCTATCCTCCCCCGGACAATGGTGCTTCTCCTTCTGATACCGGCCCTCATCACTCTTGCCCTTCTTATCGGTATTATCATGCTCTTTACAATCGATTTTGTCGTCCCGATTATGATAAAAGAGGACTGTGGGGTGATTGAAGGTTGGAGGAACCTTCTCCGGACGTTATCAGACCAGTGGATGCAGGCTCTTGTTTATCTGATCGTCAGGGTACTCGCCGGTATTGGTGCCGGAATTGTGATGGCCATCATCACCTTCATCGCTCTTGCCATAATCGCCATTCCCTTCGTCATCATCGGGTTCCTTCTCTATCTGATCATGGTCGTTCCTGCCTCATTCCTGCTTCTGCTCCTCATGCCATTCATGATACTTGCAATTCCGGCAATTCTGTTCATCACAGTGCCGTTCATCACCTTCTTCAGGACCTACTCGTTGAAGGTTCTTGGGAGATTATCAGAGAGATATGTATTCCTACCGTGA
- a CDS encoding type II toxin-antitoxin system HicB family antitoxin, giving the protein MHRFLIVIEKAETNYAAYSPDLPGCVATGKTREEAEEQMHEAIAFHIQGLKEDGLPISEALLLLHGY; this is encoded by the coding sequence ATGCACAGATTTCTAATTGTCATTGAGAAGGCTGAGACAAACTACGCTGCATACTCACCGGATCTACCCGGCTGTGTGGCAACTGGAAAGACTCGTGAAGAAGCGGAAGAACAGATGCATGAGGCGATCGCGTTTCATATTCAAGGTTTAAAAGAGGATGGTCTCCCTATCTCTGAAGCCCTTCTTCTGCTTCATGGGTACTAG
- the asd gene encoding aspartate-semialdehyde dehydrogenase, producing MINVGVLGATGAVGQRFVELLADHPWFHLQTLTASERSAGKPYEKVVNWRLETPFPDEIGDCIVSPTTVEAVADLDIVFSALPSDVARPLEAELADAGLIVCSNASSHRMDPTVPLLIAEINPDHIGLIDIQRDHGRDGCIVTNPNCSTIMLACSLAPLLPYDIRDVKVATLQAISGAGFDGIPGMAICDNVIPYIGSEEEKMSEEPRKILGRFNGSEIEPIDFPISASCNRVPVIDGHMLSVFVEAGCSIEEARNAFDTWQAPFSGLPTQPEKTLHVFSQPDRPQTRLDRNLGEGMTVSIGRIREGIRYTAMGHNTIRGAAGSSVLNAELLKKKGYI from the coding sequence ATGATCAATGTCGGAGTTCTCGGTGCTACAGGTGCCGTCGGTCAACGATTCGTTGAGTTACTTGCGGATCACCCATGGTTTCATCTCCAGACACTCACAGCATCAGAGCGGAGTGCAGGTAAACCATATGAAAAGGTTGTCAACTGGAGGCTGGAGACTCCATTCCCTGATGAAATCGGTGATTGCATCGTCAGTCCGACCACAGTCGAGGCTGTTGCAGATCTTGATATTGTCTTCTCTGCCTTACCGTCGGATGTTGCACGACCGCTTGAGGCGGAGCTCGCCGATGCCGGGCTGATTGTATGCAGCAATGCTTCATCCCACCGGATGGATCCAACCGTCCCCCTCCTCATTGCTGAGATCAATCCTGACCACATCGGCCTCATCGATATCCAGCGTGATCATGGCCGTGATGGATGCATAGTGACAAACCCGAACTGCTCAACAATTATGCTCGCATGCTCCCTTGCTCCGCTTCTTCCCTATGATATCCGGGATGTGAAGGTGGCAACACTCCAGGCGATATCAGGAGCAGGATTTGATGGCATTCCCGGAATGGCAATCTGTGACAATGTCATTCCATATATTGGCTCAGAGGAGGAGAAGATGTCCGAGGAGCCGAGAAAGATCCTGGGCAGATTCAATGGTTCTGAGATTGAACCGATAGATTTTCCAATAAGTGCCAGCTGTAACCGTGTTCCTGTCATTGATGGACATATGCTCTCTGTGTTTGTTGAGGCAGGATGCAGTATCGAGGAGGCCAGGAACGCTTTTGATACCTGGCAGGCACCCTTCTCAGGGCTTCCCACACAACCAGAGAAGACGCTGCATGTCTTCTCTCAACCCGACCGACCCCAGACCCGGCTGGATCGAAATCTCGGGGAAGGGATGACAGTCTCCATCGGCAGAATCAGGGAAGGGATACGCTACACGGCTATGGGGCATAACACTATCAGAGGGGCTGCTGGCTCATCTGTACTTAATGCTGAACTTTTAAAGAAGAAAGGATACATCTGA
- the albA gene encoding DNA-binding protein Alba, giving the protein MLMDNTVFVGNKPVMNYVLAVVTQFNNGAETVAIKARGKAISRAVDTAEISLNRFLEGVGKKDISTSTEEIETDTGRTNVSSIEIILSKAI; this is encoded by the coding sequence ATGCTCATGGATAACACAGTGTTCGTTGGTAACAAACCAGTCATGAATTACGTACTCGCAGTGGTGACACAGTTCAATAATGGCGCAGAAACGGTGGCGATAAAGGCAAGGGGAAAGGCAATCTCCCGGGCCGTTGACACTGCTGAGATCTCCCTGAACCGCTTCCTTGAAGGGGTTGGAAAGAAGGATATTTCCACATCGACCGAAGAGATCGAGACAGATACAGGGAGGACGAATGTATCGAGTATCGAGATCATTCTCAGTAAGGCAATCTGA